A genomic window from Candidatus Kouleothrix ribensis includes:
- a CDS encoding long-chain fatty acid--CoA ligase translates to MEQPWFKNYEPRVPHTLEYPSVTLDSFLTESSRKFPYNTALNFVLSYIVGERYTVGGKITYRALNELVDRFANALHQLGVRKGDRVALMLPNSPQFVIAFFAAMKIGAVIVNNNPTYTARELKHQLEDSGAETIIILNLFWPRLREIQAETPIKRVIVTQIFDTLSFPSSFLVRSKQRKDAGWVDVPPAPNLHFFKDLLGKYPPTLPHVALTTDDTALFQYTGGTTGLPKAAMLTHRNLVANTMQVASWLTSGQPGGEKLMAAIPFFHVYGMTVGMIYAIYSGAEIVIVPNPRPIDNVMNIIQKERCTIFPGVPAMYIGIVNHPKVGEYDLKSVKACISGSAPLPMEVQEQFGQITGGRLVEGFGMTEAAPVTHCNPVYGTRKNGSIGIPVPDTEAKIIDLETGETLPIGGEQQGELCVRGPQVMKGYWNQPEETSGTVDAEGWLHTGDICKTDDDGYFYIVDRKKDMIIASGFKVLPRDVEEVLFMHPKVLEAVVVGIRNPARGDDTVKAYVVPKAGEQPTVDEIREFCKQNLAPYKVPRDVEFRSELPKTMVGKVLRRVLIEEERQKQAASTGVAAEPAASAPA, encoded by the coding sequence ATGGAGCAGCCCTGGTTCAAAAACTACGAGCCGCGCGTGCCGCATACCCTGGAATACCCAAGCGTCACGCTCGATAGCTTCCTCACCGAGAGTAGCCGCAAATTCCCGTATAACACCGCTTTAAACTTTGTGCTCAGCTACATCGTGGGCGAACGCTATACCGTCGGCGGGAAGATCACCTACCGCGCGCTCAACGAGCTGGTCGATCGCTTCGCCAATGCGCTGCACCAGCTGGGCGTGCGCAAGGGCGACCGAGTGGCGCTGATGCTGCCAAACTCGCCGCAGTTCGTGATCGCCTTCTTCGCGGCCATGAAAATTGGCGCGGTGATCGTCAACAACAACCCCACCTACACCGCGCGCGAGCTAAAGCACCAGCTCGAAGACTCGGGCGCCGAGACGATTATTATTCTGAACCTGTTCTGGCCGCGGCTGCGCGAGATCCAGGCCGAGACGCCGATCAAGCGCGTGATCGTTACGCAGATCTTCGACACGCTGAGCTTTCCTTCCAGCTTTCTGGTACGCTCGAAGCAGCGCAAAGACGCCGGATGGGTCGATGTGCCGCCCGCGCCAAACCTGCACTTCTTCAAAGACTTGCTCGGCAAGTACCCGCCGACGCTACCGCACGTCGCGCTTACGACCGACGACACCGCGCTATTCCAGTATACCGGCGGCACGACCGGGCTGCCCAAAGCGGCCATGCTGACGCATCGCAACCTGGTGGCCAACACCATGCAGGTCGCCAGCTGGCTCACCAGCGGCCAGCCGGGTGGCGAGAAGCTGATGGCCGCGATCCCGTTCTTCCACGTATACGGCATGACCGTGGGCATGATCTACGCGATCTACTCCGGCGCCGAGATCGTGATTGTGCCTAACCCGCGCCCGATCGATAATGTGATGAATATCATCCAGAAAGAGCGCTGCACGATCTTCCCCGGCGTGCCGGCCATGTATATCGGCATCGTGAATCATCCCAAAGTCGGCGAATATGACCTGAAATCGGTGAAGGCCTGCATCAGCGGCTCGGCGCCATTGCCGATGGAGGTACAGGAGCAGTTCGGCCAGATCACCGGCGGCCGGCTGGTCGAGGGCTTCGGCATGACCGAGGCCGCGCCGGTGACGCACTGCAACCCGGTGTACGGCACGCGTAAGAATGGCTCGATCGGCATCCCGGTGCCCGACACCGAGGCGAAGATCATCGATCTCGAGACCGGCGAAACCCTGCCGATCGGCGGCGAGCAGCAGGGTGAGCTGTGCGTGCGCGGCCCGCAGGTGATGAAAGGCTACTGGAACCAGCCCGAAGAGACCAGCGGCACCGTCGATGCGGAAGGCTGGCTGCATACCGGCGATATCTGCAAAACCGACGACGACGGCTATTTCTATATCGTCGACCGCAAGAAAGACATGATCATCGCTTCGGGCTTCAAGGTGCTGCCGCGCGATGTCGAGGAGGTGCTGTTCATGCACCCCAAGGTGCTCGAGGCAGTTGTGGTGGGCATCCGCAACCCGGCGCGCGGCGACGATACGGTGAAGGCGTATGTGGTGCCGAAGGCCGGCGAGCAGCCGACCGTCGATGAGATCCGCGAGTTCTGCAAGCAGAACCTGGCGCCCTACAAGGTGCCGCGCGATGTCGAGTTTCGCAGCGAGCTGCCTAAGACCATGGTCGGCAAGGTGCTGCGGCGCGTGCTGATCGAAGAGGAACGGCAGAAGCAGGCGGCCAGCACCGGTGTCGCGGCCGAGCCGGCCGCCAGCGCGCCGGCGTAG
- a CDS encoding HAMP domain-containing histidine kinase, translating into MPNKTTLVGVDWRARLIGKSLTIGSLVVLLGSLYMILVPLLTLRLDTPSVPIGHIAAAVLVATLAVPLRNRLGLAFNRLLHREWQTSQVMLREVGEALSRTISPEGLYTILVDDLPQRLRLQSATLWMLEPPHDRAFVLVNGRDTGIDSRLLLNGAIARRLAREPAFLVIPTPDSDIDWSPLLEQGVRLVLPLRVGNRLIGMYGCGAPQRGQLYAERVVNVLQMLAPSVASALENARAYTKIARLNRELRELDLLKAEFIQSVGHELRTPLTTLSLAIQLADRQAGMTPALATITRTGVSQLQALVDRVLAFDLGLSMPSEAQLPLLPIRLAPLVEEIVTEYVPIASAKDVRFDLQIPADLVALAHIPSLCRALNEIVDNAVRYSQLGTVTIAAMLHDGHALVSITDEGPGIPHDERDRLFEAFYRGSGTRAMSGTPGTGLGLSIARRDIEALGGQIWLEESGPHGSTMCVAIPTIIPTDSPPPGQLRERAVSA; encoded by the coding sequence GTGCCCAATAAAACAACGTTGGTTGGGGTAGACTGGCGCGCCCGGCTGATCGGCAAGAGCCTGACGATCGGCTCGCTTGTGGTGCTGCTCGGCAGCCTGTACATGATCCTCGTGCCGCTCTTGACACTGCGCCTCGACACACCCAGTGTACCGATCGGGCATATCGCTGCGGCCGTGCTGGTGGCAACCCTTGCCGTCCCACTGCGCAATCGCCTCGGGCTGGCCTTCAACCGGCTGCTGCACCGCGAATGGCAGACCAGCCAGGTGATGCTGCGCGAGGTCGGCGAGGCGCTGAGCCGCACAATCAGCCCCGAGGGACTGTACACCATCCTGGTCGATGATCTACCGCAACGCCTGCGCCTACAGAGCGCAACGCTCTGGATGCTCGAGCCGCCGCACGACCGCGCCTTCGTGCTGGTGAACGGCCGTGATACTGGGATCGACAGCCGGCTGCTGCTGAATGGCGCCATCGCACGCCGGCTGGCGCGCGAGCCGGCCTTCCTGGTCATCCCTACGCCCGACTCCGATATCGACTGGTCGCCCCTGCTCGAGCAGGGCGTGCGGCTGGTTCTGCCACTGCGAGTCGGCAACCGCCTGATCGGCATGTATGGCTGTGGTGCGCCGCAGCGCGGCCAGCTGTACGCCGAGCGCGTCGTGAATGTGCTCCAGATGCTGGCCCCATCGGTGGCCAGCGCGCTCGAAAATGCCCGCGCCTACACCAAGATCGCGCGCCTGAATCGCGAGCTGCGCGAACTCGATCTGCTCAAGGCCGAGTTCATCCAGAGCGTCGGCCACGAGCTGCGCACCCCGCTCACCACCCTGAGCCTGGCGATCCAGCTGGCCGATCGGCAAGCCGGCATGACTCCCGCGCTGGCAACTATCACGCGCACCGGCGTGAGCCAGCTGCAGGCGCTGGTCGATCGGGTGCTGGCCTTCGACCTGGGCCTCTCGATGCCGTCCGAGGCGCAGCTGCCGCTGCTGCCGATCCGGCTTGCGCCGCTGGTCGAAGAGATCGTTACGGAGTATGTGCCGATCGCCTCGGCCAAAGATGTGCGCTTCGACCTGCAGATCCCGGCCGATCTGGTCGCGCTGGCACATATCCCAAGCCTGTGCCGTGCGCTGAACGAGATCGTCGATAACGCCGTGCGCTACAGCCAGCTCGGCACGGTGACAATTGCGGCGATGCTGCACGATGGCCACGCGCTGGTGAGCATCACCGACGAAGGGCCGGGCATCCCCCACGACGAGCGCGACCGCCTATTCGAGGCGTTCTATCGCGGCAGCGGCACGCGCGCGATGTCGGGCACCCCCGGCACCGGCCTGGGCCTCAGCATCGCTCGGCGCGATATCGAGGCCCTGGGCGGGCAGATCTGGCTCGAGGAGAGTGGCCCGCATGGCTCGACCATGTGCGTGGCCATCCCCACAATCATCCCCACCGATTCACCACCCCCCGGCCAGCTGCGCGAGCGCGCCGTAAGCGCCTGA
- a CDS encoding phosphotransferase translates to MMHGWIERSRSLPWRRQLSLGLALSLILMAVAAWFWRDRVSYMHPGPALTLGALAVAVGLVGWALSSLQTEHAELTTRLAQVGTQRSALAEQLAAAEANTLRNIPTVVGFELLVQRWLEHTHTLSPNDRVMLFEQMRMIMMVAQFDANDAGELTILKIFPGTKIERSVLLIQSGKNAPLVLKIDRAENIRIEARQYHEYAEQRLGTTPGTPKVCRAEGRIDSVAWGAITYNLAGYNPSTDDPLGQIQTLGEFIGTHNNHQLIHDVLNHVFRAINPWWGQRTRSNTTLPAAYKRLKEKRSDLEDAICKVGQVLQIAALEQITSSEAYLTLGEGLKLRNPFHWLKTVFEASNQLGEWATDPNQRYDSIIHGDFHLGNILISANSHGAIQAWLIDFPHAHVGPTFQDLARLEADIKFGLFPIAGADCAALYALETKLLPAFTLPQPQPGAAGPASALELVGPAVAAVRTEARRYLVGLDVRPYYLALLHATLPMLAYRDRSPQQKLYAFISCALLCAYLDAPSTRSPGHDGS, encoded by the coding sequence ATGATGCATGGATGGATCGAGCGGTCGCGCAGCCTACCGTGGCGCCGGCAGCTCTCGCTTGGGTTGGCGCTGAGCCTCATCCTGATGGCGGTTGCCGCCTGGTTCTGGCGCGACCGGGTTTCGTATATGCACCCTGGGCCAGCGCTTACACTAGGCGCGCTGGCTGTGGCGGTCGGGCTGGTGGGCTGGGCGCTGAGCAGCCTGCAAACCGAGCACGCCGAGCTGACCACGCGCCTGGCGCAGGTGGGCACACAGCGTAGCGCACTGGCCGAACAGCTGGCAGCCGCCGAGGCCAATACGCTGCGGAATATTCCAACTGTGGTTGGGTTTGAGTTGCTGGTGCAGCGCTGGCTCGAACACACACACACGCTAAGCCCGAACGATCGCGTTATGCTCTTCGAGCAGATGCGCATGATCATGATGGTTGCACAGTTCGACGCTAATGACGCTGGTGAATTGACGATTCTAAAGATCTTCCCCGGCACAAAAATCGAGCGCAGCGTGCTGCTCATTCAGTCGGGCAAAAATGCCCCGCTGGTGCTAAAAATCGACCGTGCCGAAAACATCCGCATCGAAGCACGCCAGTACCACGAGTATGCCGAGCAGCGCCTGGGTACCACGCCCGGCACCCCCAAAGTGTGTCGCGCCGAAGGGCGGATCGACTCGGTTGCCTGGGGCGCGATTACATACAACCTGGCCGGCTATAATCCATCTACCGATGATCCGTTAGGCCAGATCCAAACACTCGGCGAATTTATCGGAACTCACAATAATCACCAACTCATCCACGATGTATTGAATCATGTCTTTCGGGCAATCAACCCCTGGTGGGGCCAGCGAACACGATCGAATACCACGCTGCCTGCTGCGTACAAACGCTTAAAAGAGAAGCGGAGCGACCTGGAGGATGCGATCTGCAAGGTCGGGCAAGTGCTGCAGATCGCAGCGCTCGAACAGATCACCAGCAGTGAGGCATATCTGACACTCGGCGAGGGGCTGAAGCTGCGCAACCCATTCCACTGGCTGAAAACCGTCTTCGAAGCCTCCAACCAGCTTGGTGAGTGGGCCACCGATCCCAACCAGCGCTACGACTCGATCATCCACGGCGACTTTCACCTGGGCAATATTCTGATCAGCGCCAACTCGCACGGCGCGATCCAGGCCTGGCTGATCGATTTCCCGCATGCTCACGTCGGGCCGACCTTCCAGGATCTCGCGCGCCTGGAGGCCGATATCAAATTCGGCTTGTTCCCGATCGCCGGCGCAGATTGTGCCGCGCTCTATGCATTAGAGACGAAATTGCTGCCGGCGTTCACTCTTCCCCAACCGCAGCCGGGTGCTGCCGGGCCGGCCAGCGCGCTCGAACTGGTTGGGCCGGCCGTGGCCGCCGTGCGCACCGAAGCGCGCCGCTACCTGGTGGGGCTCGACGTGCGGCCATACTACCTGGCGCTGCTGCACGCCACCCTGCCAATGCTGGCCTACCGCGACCGCAGCCCGCAGCAGAAGCTGTATGCCTTTATCTCGTGCGCGCTGCTGTGTGCGTATCTGGATGCCCCATCCACTCGTAGCCCTGGCCACGATGGTTCTTGA
- a CDS encoding homoserine O-acetyltransferase: protein MIAMTREPHTEGVGLVERHTLTWLEPLTLDSGASLGPLTLAYETYGRLNAARDNAILLLHALSGDAHAAGWHAGDNKPGWWDAMVGPGRPFDTNRYFVICSNVIGGCQGSTGPSSIDMATGRPYGTRFPVLTIGDMVRAQVRLLDRLGVERLHAVAGGSMGGFQALEWATAYPERVHGVVLLATSARSSPQTVAWNAIGRRAIVSDPRWRGGDYYSGEPPVDGLAVARMIGHITYLSEPSLERKFGRAFQVSGGPAFTLEREFAIESYLDHQGAIFNARFDANSYLYITKAMDYWDLPARYGTLEAALARSQAAFMLLSFTSDWLYPPGESQLIADTLVRLGRRPTYVNLESGAGHDAFLVDYQPQGPIITDFLDSLR from the coding sequence ATGATCGCTATGACACGCGAGCCACATACCGAGGGCGTCGGCCTGGTCGAACGGCACACACTGACGTGGCTCGAGCCGCTAACGCTCGACAGTGGGGCCAGCCTGGGGCCGCTAACACTGGCCTACGAGACGTATGGCCGGCTCAACGCGGCGCGCGACAACGCCATCCTGCTGCTGCACGCGCTCTCGGGCGACGCGCACGCGGCGGGCTGGCATGCCGGCGACAACAAGCCAGGCTGGTGGGATGCGATGGTTGGCCCAGGCCGGCCATTCGATACCAACCGCTACTTCGTGATCTGCTCGAATGTGATCGGCGGTTGCCAGGGCAGCACTGGCCCCAGCAGCATCGACATGGCGACCGGCCGGCCCTACGGTACACGCTTCCCGGTGCTCACGATCGGCGACATGGTGCGCGCGCAGGTGCGGCTGCTCGATCGGCTGGGCGTCGAGCGGCTGCACGCCGTTGCCGGCGGCTCGATGGGCGGCTTCCAGGCGCTCGAATGGGCCACAGCCTATCCCGAACGCGTCCATGGCGTGGTGCTGCTGGCCACCAGCGCACGCTCGTCGCCGCAGACGGTGGCGTGGAATGCGATCGGGCGGCGCGCGATCGTAAGCGACCCGCGCTGGCGCGGCGGCGACTACTACAGCGGCGAGCCGCCGGTCGATGGGCTGGCCGTCGCGCGCATGATCGGCCATATCACCTACCTGAGCGAGCCATCGCTCGAGCGTAAGTTCGGCCGCGCATTCCAGGTGAGCGGTGGCCCGGCCTTCACACTCGAGCGCGAGTTCGCGATCGAGAGCTACCTCGACCATCAGGGCGCGATCTTCAACGCGCGCTTCGACGCAAACTCGTACCTATATATCACCAAGGCTATGGACTACTGGGATCTGCCGGCGCGCTATGGTACGCTCGAGGCTGCGCTGGCGCGTAGCCAGGCGGCGTTCATGCTGCTCTCGTTCACCAGCGACTGGCTGTACCCGCCGGGCGAGTCGCAGCTGATCGCCGACACGCTCGTACGGCTCGGCCGCAGGCCAACCTATGTGAACCTCGAGTCGGGTGCCGGCCACGACGCGTTCCTGGTCGATTACCAGCCGCAAGGGCCGATCATCACCGATTTCCTCGATTCGTTGCGCTAA
- a CDS encoding HAMP domain-containing protein, whose amino-acid sequence MKLRLFWTMLLAFALVIVLSVCGMLGFIGLGLSGQWQPQALRENAAQFQHAYVLSLGDFYLANGESWGGIEQRFDALSFGGPNSMFGSALADTNGRVVASNDRNFPLGLEVSVSQLERGIPIEAHGMRVGTLLLRAGMRNLPDPPVVPPLAPRTTRDIVWTITRSFLVAALSLAGALLLLAVVFAQRISRPLRRLTAAARQLATGQLDVHVAPARIREVDELTEAFNGMAQSLAAADRQRRQMTADIAHELRTPLTIIKGRLEGLQDGVYSATPAELDRLLGETALLERLIEDLRLLALADAGQLPLYREVIDPHDLLEGARSAFAGQAAMQQIALQVDLPDNLPQIDVDPQRLAQVLANLVSNALRYTPEGGRITLGAIDRAAGGSLPPAGNGRLPAADRIVLTVSDTGPGIPAAELPNIFERFYRADRSRARSSGGTGLGLAIARQIVVAHGGTIWADSIEGQGTTFSIALPLALESVPA is encoded by the coding sequence ATGAAGCTACGCCTGTTCTGGACAATGCTGCTGGCTTTTGCGCTCGTGATCGTGCTGAGTGTCTGCGGGATGCTCGGCTTCATTGGGCTGGGCCTTTCGGGCCAATGGCAGCCGCAGGCGCTGCGCGAGAATGCGGCGCAGTTCCAGCACGCCTATGTGCTCTCGCTGGGCGATTTCTACCTGGCTAACGGCGAGTCGTGGGGTGGGATCGAGCAGCGTTTCGACGCGCTGTCGTTTGGTGGCCCGAACAGCATGTTTGGCTCGGCGCTGGCCGACACAAACGGGCGCGTGGTGGCCAGCAATGATCGCAACTTCCCGCTCGGCCTTGAGGTTAGCGTTAGCCAGCTCGAGCGCGGCATCCCGATCGAGGCGCACGGCATGCGGGTTGGCACGCTGCTGCTGCGCGCAGGCATGCGCAACCTGCCCGATCCGCCGGTGGTTCCGCCATTGGCGCCGCGCACCACGCGCGATATCGTCTGGACGATCACGCGCAGCTTTCTGGTGGCGGCGCTGAGTCTGGCGGGTGCGCTGCTGCTGCTGGCGGTCGTGTTCGCACAGCGGATCAGCCGCCCGCTGCGCCGGCTCACCGCCGCCGCGCGCCAGCTCGCCACCGGCCAGCTCGATGTACACGTCGCACCTGCGCGCATCCGCGAGGTCGACGAGCTGACCGAGGCATTTAACGGCATGGCCCAGTCGCTTGCCGCCGCCGATCGCCAGCGCCGCCAGATGACCGCCGACATCGCGCACGAGCTGCGCACGCCGCTGACGATCATCAAAGGGCGGCTCGAAGGCCTGCAGGATGGTGTGTATTCGGCCACACCGGCCGAGCTCGATCGCCTGCTTGGCGAGACGGCGCTGCTCGAGCGGCTGATCGAAGATCTGCGGCTGTTGGCGCTGGCCGATGCTGGACAGCTGCCGCTCTACCGCGAGGTGATCGATCCGCACGATCTGCTTGAGGGCGCGCGTAGTGCATTTGCCGGCCAGGCGGCCATGCAGCAGATTGCGCTACAGGTCGATCTGCCCGACAACCTGCCGCAGATCGATGTCGACCCGCAGCGCCTGGCCCAGGTGCTGGCCAACCTGGTGTCGAACGCGCTGCGCTACACCCCCGAGGGCGGCAGGATCACACTTGGCGCGATCGATCGGGCGGCGGGCGGCAGTCTGCCGCCGGCTGGCAATGGGCGTTTGCCGGCTGCCGATCGCATCGTGCTGACGGTGAGCGACACCGGCCCCGGCATCCCGGCCGCCGAGCTGCCGAATATTTTCGAGCGCTTCTACCGCGCCGATCGCTCGCGCGCGCGCAGCAGCGGCGGCACCGGGCTGGGCCTGGCGATTGCGCGCCAGATCGTGGTGGCACATGGCGGCACGATCTGGGCCGATAGCATCGAGGGCCAGGGCACCACATTCTCGATCGCGCTGCCGCTGGCGCTCGAGAGCGTGCCGGCCTGA
- a CDS encoding anti-sigma factor, with protein MNAHPIDFIPAFVLGALDPEEALQVGMHLSACAECKAEAEAFRTTVEALPYAAPPHDPPAHVKRQLFARIAASDADQPHMVLPQPRLRWARAAMAAALMLALVLGYLTIDARQQIRALNTEIATGQQAILDLRTQLAREQQATYFIAAPQTVPRRLDSPNRRANAMMYMQPNSAHAILVVSGLPRVAAGKIYQFWLAKPGVQVPSNTFDVDQNGTVTLAIDAPAPVNEYDQVMVTIEQGGGSTAPSSQVVLSGSLTSAAQRPPWV; from the coding sequence ATGAACGCGCATCCGATCGATTTCATCCCTGCGTTTGTGCTCGGGGCGCTCGACCCGGAAGAGGCCCTACAGGTTGGCATGCATCTGTCGGCCTGCGCCGAGTGTAAGGCCGAGGCCGAGGCGTTTCGCACGACGGTCGAGGCCCTACCGTATGCCGCGCCGCCCCATGATCCGCCGGCACATGTCAAGCGCCAGCTGTTCGCGCGGATCGCCGCCAGCGACGCCGACCAGCCGCATATGGTGCTGCCGCAGCCACGGCTACGCTGGGCGCGCGCGGCCATGGCCGCAGCGCTGATGCTGGCACTGGTGCTGGGCTACCTCACGATCGACGCACGCCAGCAGATCCGTGCGCTCAACACCGAGATCGCCACCGGCCAGCAGGCCATACTCGATTTGCGCACACAGCTGGCCCGCGAGCAGCAGGCCACCTATTTCATCGCCGCGCCACAAACCGTGCCGCGCCGGCTCGATAGCCCCAACCGGCGCGCGAATGCCATGATGTATATGCAGCCCAACAGCGCCCACGCCATCCTGGTGGTGTCGGGGCTGCCGCGCGTGGCCGCAGGCAAGATCTACCAGTTCTGGCTGGCGAAGCCGGGCGTGCAGGTGCCCTCGAACACCTTCGATGTCGATCAGAACGGCACGGTTACGCTCGCGATCGATGCGCCGGCGCCGGTGAACGAGTACGACCAGGTGATGGTGACGATCGAGCAGGGCGGCGGCAGCACCGCGCCAAGCAGCCAGGTGGTGCTGAGCGGCTCGCTCACGAGCGCCGCCCAGCGCCCACCCTGGGTGTAG
- a CDS encoding sigma-70 family RNA polymerase sigma factor, with amino-acid sequence MTGVRRSTDQLSAPDDEALLARIAAHDSQALNLLYERYARVVYGLAVRMLGTADQAEDVVQETFWRVWRRSTTYELRRGSAAGWICSIAHNLSVDELRRQRVRPNYVYETDTSPVLSELIDTRGDVAGIATENERRLLIVAALEQITSEQRQAIELAYFRGLSQSEIAERLQSPIGTIKTRIRLGLRRLREILLAQNIGVEDVTE; translated from the coding sequence ATGACTGGTGTGCGACGATCGACCGACCAACTTTCGGCACCTGACGACGAGGCATTGCTGGCACGAATCGCCGCACACGATAGCCAGGCCCTCAACCTGCTCTATGAGCGCTACGCGCGCGTGGTATACGGGCTGGCCGTGCGCATGCTCGGCACAGCCGATCAGGCCGAGGATGTTGTGCAAGAGACATTCTGGCGCGTCTGGCGGCGTAGCACCACCTACGAACTGCGCCGCGGCTCGGCGGCAGGCTGGATCTGTAGCATCGCTCACAACCTCAGCGTCGACGAGCTGCGCCGCCAGCGTGTGCGGCCAAACTATGTGTACGAAACCGATACGTCGCCAGTGTTGAGCGAGCTGATCGATACGCGCGGCGATGTGGCCGGCATTGCCACCGAGAACGAGCGCCGGCTGCTGATCGTGGCTGCGCTCGAGCAGATTACCAGCGAGCAGCGCCAGGCGATCGAGCTGGCCTACTTTCGCGGCTTGTCGCAGAGCGAGATCGCCGAGCGGTTGCAAAGCCCGATCGGTACGATCAAAACCCGCATCCGCCTAGGCCTACGGCGGCTTCGCGAGATCTTACTGGCGCAGAATATCGGCGTGGAAGACGTAACTGAGTAA
- a CDS encoding response regulator transcription factor codes for MATRTILVVDDEPGIVVIARDYLDRAGFRVLTAGDGPSALRLARTERPSLLVLDLMLPGMDGLDVARALRGDPATRSMPMIMLTARVEEADRLIGLELGADDYITKPFSPRELVARVRAVLRRAEGDREAETILRAGDLQIDLQRRSVRVGGVPVELTATEFDLLAILAREPGRPFTRTQLLELAYDISYAGFDRTVDAHIKNLRRKIEPDPRNPRYVLTIYGVGYKFAEDAEEVKS; via the coding sequence ATGGCCACACGCACCATCCTTGTTGTCGACGACGAGCCGGGCATCGTGGTGATCGCACGCGATTACCTTGATCGCGCCGGCTTTCGTGTGCTGACTGCCGGCGATGGCCCCAGCGCGCTGCGCCTGGCGCGCACCGAGCGCCCAAGCTTGCTGGTGCTCGACTTGATGCTGCCGGGTATGGATGGCCTCGATGTGGCGCGCGCGCTGCGCGGCGACCCGGCCACGCGCTCCATGCCGATGATCATGCTCACCGCGCGCGTCGAAGAGGCCGACCGGCTGATTGGGCTTGAGCTTGGCGCCGACGACTACATTACCAAGCCGTTCAGCCCGCGCGAGCTAGTGGCGCGGGTGCGCGCGGTGCTGCGCCGCGCCGAGGGCGACCGCGAGGCCGAGACGATTCTGCGCGCCGGTGATCTGCAGATCGATCTCCAGCGCCGCAGTGTACGAGTCGGCGGTGTGCCGGTCGAGCTGACTGCCACCGAGTTCGATCTGCTGGCCATCCTGGCGCGCGAGCCGGGCCGGCCGTTCACCCGCACCCAGTTGCTCGAGCTGGCCTACGATATTAGCTATGCCGGCTTCGACCGGACTGTGGACGCGCATATCAAGAACCTGCGCCGCAAGATCGAGCCCGACCCGCGCAACCCCAGGTATGTGCTGACGATCTATGGCGTGGGGTATAAGTTTGCGGAAGACGCCGAAGAAGTGAAGAGTTGA